In a genomic window of Cytobacillus sp. FSL H8-0458:
- a CDS encoding amylo-alpha-1,6-glucosidase translates to MKVKEMRLPFSRRGSYLVISPIHKRGHDSNALYIRMIRGGDEKTGAVFKINLLDESDKHQNYEVEMTPHLMRISAKAGILEVCFSSERTIRMRGYGVRLELTAFTGSYDYALACPDGTLEINNFAEKRRFRLIPIEGKIEVDAPFEEEKSKFIRILCSPDHLNKAYEVALTDYKINYEKDLSIETSFQSSVKSAAEDFEIWKKNTLKVPEHYESAREAAAYITWSSIVNAEGLLTRPAMYMSKNWMTNIWSWDHCFNAMALIKNQPQLAWDQYCLFFDLQDESGALPDFSNDQYSFWNCCKPPIHGWTLKWMMDRSDWISEDRLAEVYQPLAKWTDWWFRYRDHDQDGIPQYNHGNDSGWDNSTVFCEGKPIETPDLSAFLIIQMDVLESIANKLGKNEDAFRWKKKANEMFTKMMEHFWTDGGFRACLSNSHKQVMSESLILFIPFILGNRLTDEHKTILLDSLITKHQFETEHGFATECINSPFYRPDGYWRGPIWAPSTMLLTEGLKAIGEYELSRKTAIKFCEMAAQSGMAENFNALTGTGLRDPAFTWTSSVFLILANELVDGTRWKLI, encoded by the coding sequence ATGAAAGTGAAAGAGATGAGACTTCCATTCAGCCGCAGAGGTTCCTATCTGGTCATATCGCCCATTCATAAGCGGGGCCATGATTCGAATGCATTATACATTCGAATGATCAGAGGGGGGGATGAAAAGACCGGCGCTGTTTTCAAAATTAATTTATTGGATGAGTCAGATAAACATCAGAATTACGAGGTTGAAATGACTCCCCATTTAATGAGGATATCGGCTAAAGCTGGAATTTTAGAGGTTTGCTTTAGCTCGGAACGTACAATCCGCATGAGAGGATATGGGGTTAGGCTTGAATTAACCGCATTTACAGGATCTTACGATTATGCACTAGCATGTCCGGACGGAACTTTAGAAATAAATAACTTTGCAGAAAAACGGAGATTCCGTTTAATCCCGATCGAAGGAAAAATTGAGGTGGATGCCCCATTTGAAGAAGAAAAAAGCAAATTTATTAGAATACTATGCAGCCCGGATCATCTTAATAAAGCTTATGAAGTGGCTTTAACAGATTATAAAATTAACTATGAGAAGGATTTGAGCATTGAAACGAGCTTTCAATCATCTGTTAAAAGTGCGGCTGAGGATTTTGAAATATGGAAAAAGAACACGCTAAAGGTACCGGAACATTATGAAAGTGCCAGAGAAGCTGCTGCATATATCACATGGTCTTCCATTGTAAATGCAGAGGGTTTGCTGACACGCCCAGCAATGTATATGTCTAAAAATTGGATGACCAATATCTGGAGCTGGGATCATTGCTTTAATGCGATGGCTTTAATCAAGAATCAGCCTCAATTGGCCTGGGATCAATATTGTTTGTTTTTTGATTTGCAGGATGAAAGTGGTGCTTTGCCTGATTTTTCCAATGACCAGTATTCATTTTGGAACTGCTGTAAGCCTCCAATACATGGCTGGACACTCAAGTGGATGATGGATCGTTCCGATTGGATTTCAGAGGATAGGCTGGCAGAAGTGTATCAGCCCTTAGCCAAATGGACTGATTGGTGGTTCCGGTACAGGGATCATGACCAGGATGGCATTCCCCAGTATAATCATGGCAATGATAGCGGCTGGGATAACAGCACTGTGTTTTGTGAAGGTAAGCCAATAGAAACGCCAGATTTGTCCGCATTCCTAATTATTCAAATGGATGTATTGGAATCTATCGCCAATAAGCTGGGGAAAAATGAAGATGCATTTAGATGGAAAAAGAAAGCAAATGAAATGTTTACGAAAATGATGGAGCACTTTTGGACAGATGGGGGATTTCGGGCCTGCCTTTCAAATTCCCATAAACAAGTTATGTCAGAAAGTCTTATTTTGTTTATTCCGTTTATATTAGGAAATAGATTAACGGATGAACATAAAACAATTTTATTAGATAGTTTGATTACTAAGCATCAATTTGAAACAGAGCATGGATTTGCAACTGAATGCATCAATAGCCCCTTTTACCGGCCTGATGGCTATTGGAGAGGTCCGATATGGGCGCCTTCTACCATGCTATTGACAGAAGGGCTAAAAGCGATTGGGGAGTATGAACTTTCAAGAAAAACAGCTATAAAGTTTTGCGAGATGGCGGCCCAATCCGGCATGGCGGAAAATTTCAACGCCTTGACAGGGACGGGATTGAGGGACCCTGCTTTCACCTGGACCTCCAGTGTGTTTCTGATCCTTGCTAATGAATTAGTCGATGGAACCCGTTGGAAGTTAATTTAA
- a CDS encoding SDR family NAD(P)-dependent oxidoreductase codes for MSHLDYFQLNNKVCVVTGGASGIGFETAMLLGEVGAKVILLDINEKSGKKAASDIKSKGYTAEFVKCDVTNIHDCITVKEYLEEHYPTVDVLFNNAGVIKRKSVVDLEEHEWDLVIDVSLKGVFLLSKFLIPLMQKGGGGSIINTGSGWGIKGGDQAAAYCAAKAGVVNLTKAMAIDHGPANIRVNCICPGDTDTPLLREEAKQLKKHEESFLASSAIGRPLARIGTPRDIAKGVLYLASDLSSWVTGTELIVDGGGLA; via the coding sequence ATGTCGCATTTAGATTATTTTCAATTAAATAATAAGGTATGTGTCGTAACTGGTGGTGCTTCAGGAATAGGCTTTGAAACCGCCATGCTATTGGGTGAGGTGGGTGCTAAGGTTATTTTGCTGGATATTAACGAAAAGAGTGGGAAAAAAGCAGCCAGCGATATTAAAAGCAAAGGATATACTGCAGAGTTTGTCAAGTGTGATGTAACGAATATTCATGATTGCATAACAGTTAAAGAGTATCTTGAAGAACACTACCCTACGGTAGACGTCCTATTTAATAATGCTGGAGTGATTAAAAGGAAATCAGTAGTTGATTTAGAGGAACATGAATGGGATTTGGTTATTGATGTTTCTTTAAAAGGTGTATTCCTCTTATCGAAATTTTTAATCCCTCTGATGCAGAAGGGTGGAGGAGGCAGTATTATTAACACCGGTTCTGGCTGGGGGATAAAAGGGGGAGATCAGGCAGCTGCATACTGCGCCGCCAAAGCAGGTGTAGTAAACCTGACTAAAGCGATGGCCATTGATCACGGGCCGGCAAACATCCGGGTCAACTGTATATGCCCTGGTGATACAGACACCCCTCTTCTGAGGGAAGAAGCCAAGCAGCTAAAAAAGCACGAAGAATCATTTCTTGCTTCATCTGCAATTGGAAGGCCATTAGCAAGGATTGGAACACCAAGGGATATTGCAAAAGGTGTCCTTTACCTTGCCAGCGATCTGTCATCATGGGTAACAGGTACAGAATTAATCGTCGATGGCGGAGGGCTCGCTTAA
- a CDS encoding M24 family metallopeptidase produces the protein MQPINKIKKYLEQKGYDGILLRKRNNFSWLTEGRKNYIVLCEPNGVADWLIFKDKNFLITNKMEKRRILEEECGNLSFQFDTLTTEWYESSEAIINELTAGKHVVTDVPFQDWKMVDKDLSAIRSVLSEKEIVNYRGVCQDTASILEQTCKELKQGMTELETCALLFRKALERDLNVQVALAAADERIFKYRHPIPTNKKLDKYIMIVICAERGGLVANATRFVHFGPLPPALIINKEKLAGIDAVMNANTVPGKRINSIIKEGIKQYGLAGFPEDWKLLHQGGLTGFSSREYLATPDSTELVMENQAYAWNPALPGIKSEDTILVLSNGIEFLTETKTWDYLEVKYGKTSYLRPDILVR, from the coding sequence GTGCAGCCTATTAACAAAATTAAGAAATATCTGGAACAAAAAGGTTATGACGGTATCCTGCTTAGAAAGAGAAACAACTTTTCATGGCTGACAGAAGGAAGAAAAAACTACATTGTATTGTGTGAACCAAATGGGGTTGCGGACTGGCTAATCTTTAAAGACAAGAATTTTCTCATTACAAATAAAATGGAAAAAAGGAGAATACTGGAAGAGGAATGCGGAAATTTGAGCTTTCAGTTTGATACCCTCACCACAGAGTGGTATGAATCTTCTGAAGCTATTATTAATGAACTTACCGCAGGAAAACATGTTGTCACCGATGTTCCATTTCAGGATTGGAAAATGGTGGATAAAGACCTTTCGGCTATCCGTTCTGTTTTAAGTGAAAAGGAAATCGTGAACTATAGGGGTGTTTGCCAGGACACAGCAAGCATTCTTGAACAAACCTGCAAAGAATTGAAGCAGGGTATGACAGAATTAGAGACTTGTGCACTATTATTCAGGAAAGCGCTTGAACGGGACCTGAATGTGCAGGTTGCATTAGCGGCCGCTGATGAGCGAATCTTTAAATACCGTCATCCGATTCCAACAAATAAAAAATTGGATAAATACATTATGATAGTCATTTGTGCAGAAAGAGGGGGATTAGTGGCAAATGCAACAAGGTTTGTTCATTTTGGACCACTCCCTCCCGCTCTTATCATCAATAAGGAAAAGCTGGCGGGAATTGATGCTGTAATGAACGCAAACACAGTTCCAGGCAAGAGGATTAACAGTATCATTAAAGAAGGAATCAAGCAATATGGTCTTGCTGGCTTCCCTGAAGATTGGAAGCTTTTGCATCAAGGAGGATTAACAGGGTTCTCATCAAGAGAATATCTGGCTACCCCTGACTCAACTGAGTTGGTGATGGAAAACCAGGCATATGCCTGGAATCCTGCTTTACCAGGTATAAAATCAGAAGATACGATTCTCGTTCTGTCTAATGGCATTGAATTTTTAACTGAAACTAAGACATGGGACTACCTGGAGGTTAAATACGGGAAAACCAGTTATTTAAGACCTGACATTTTAGTTCGCTGA
- a CDS encoding carbohydrate ABC transporter permease, translating to MNWGRLAPYFFISPWIAGLLLFTLGPLLFSLFISFFDWPIVGEKTFVGFSNYATMFTDDPLFWHSLWVTVKFAMLFVPLNIIMSLFLAILLNKKLKASSLFRTFFYVPSVISGVALAMIWGWVYNGEYGILNYFLSLAGIEGPDWLNNQKWALLAMVIASLWGQGTMMLIFLAGLKNIPKDLYEAAEIDGAGKVYCFFKITLPLLTPTLLFNLITTIISAFQQLTLALVLTGGGPLGSTYFYAMYVYENAFKYFKMGYSSANAWIMFLIVLFLTMLVFKSSSAWVYYENEVKNSK from the coding sequence ATGAATTGGGGCAGGCTTGCCCCTTATTTTTTCATATCGCCATGGATAGCCGGTTTGCTGTTATTTACATTGGGGCCGCTATTATTTTCCCTTTTTATTAGCTTTTTTGACTGGCCGATCGTGGGTGAAAAAACATTTGTTGGTTTTTCAAATTATGCCACTATGTTTACGGATGACCCTCTTTTCTGGCATTCCCTTTGGGTGACAGTGAAATTTGCCATGCTGTTTGTTCCGCTTAATATTATTATGTCTTTGTTTCTGGCAATTCTTCTTAATAAAAAGCTAAAAGCAAGCTCATTGTTCAGAACCTTTTTTTACGTACCCTCTGTTATTTCCGGTGTAGCTTTAGCGATGATTTGGGGATGGGTATATAACGGGGAATACGGAATTTTAAATTACTTTCTTTCGTTAGCAGGAATTGAGGGGCCTGATTGGCTTAATAACCAAAAATGGGCACTGCTGGCAATGGTTATTGCGAGTTTGTGGGGGCAAGGTACGATGATGCTGATATTCCTGGCCGGTCTGAAAAATATCCCCAAGGATTTGTATGAGGCAGCTGAAATAGATGGAGCCGGCAAAGTATATTGCTTCTTTAAAATAACATTGCCTTTGCTGACACCAACTTTGTTATTTAATCTCATTACCACCATCATCAGTGCTTTTCAGCAATTGACGCTTGCCCTGGTCCTGACAGGCGGCGGGCCGCTTGGTTCCACGTATTTCTACGCAATGTATGTATATGAAAATGCTTTTAAATATTTTAAAATGGGCTACTCATCAGCTAATGCATGGATCATGTTCCTGATTGTGCTTTTTTTGACCATGCTGGTTTTTAAATCTTCTTCCGCTTGGGTTTATTATGAAAATGAAGTCAAGAATTCAAAGTAA
- a CDS encoding carbohydrate ABC transporter permease has translation MKSKRLIRSGTLYIVLVFLSLLFLAPFFWMVTTALKSPDELYMFPPKWFPSSWQFENFGKAWNSQPFNTFLMNSVIVTFLTTLGQIVSSTLIAYGFARFKFKGRDFLFIVLLATMMIPWEVTMIPQYMEFNYFGWINTLKPLIVPAWFGAPFYIFLLRQFIMSIPKELDEAARMDGANSFQIYYRIHLPLMWPIIVLIGVFNFLSSWNDYLGPLIFLNDQSKYTLTLGLAQFNGMYDVNMEGIMAVTFLISLPPLIIFFFAQKYIVNGVSSTGFK, from the coding sequence TTGAAAAGCAAGCGATTAATCCGCAGCGGAACTTTATATATCGTTTTAGTATTTTTATCCCTGCTGTTTTTAGCGCCCTTTTTCTGGATGGTGACAACAGCTTTAAAGTCTCCTGATGAATTATATATGTTTCCTCCAAAGTGGTTTCCATCCTCCTGGCAATTTGAGAACTTTGGCAAGGCCTGGAACAGCCAGCCTTTTAACACTTTTTTAATGAATAGTGTGATCGTGACGTTTTTAACAACACTGGGGCAAATTGTGTCATCCACATTAATTGCCTATGGGTTTGCCAGATTTAAATTCAAAGGCAGGGATTTTTTATTCATTGTTCTTTTGGCCACGATGATGATTCCATGGGAAGTTACAATGATCCCGCAATATATGGAATTCAATTATTTTGGATGGATCAACACCCTAAAGCCGCTGATTGTGCCAGCCTGGTTTGGTGCTCCATTCTATATCTTTCTTCTGCGTCAGTTCATTATGTCAATACCTAAAGAATTGGATGAGGCAGCAAGAATGGATGGGGCGAATTCTTTCCAAATTTATTATCGGATACATTTGCCATTAATGTGGCCAATTATTGTACTTATCGGAGTCTTTAACTTCCTGTCAAGCTGGAATGATTACTTGGGACCGCTAATCTTCCTGAATGATCAAAGCAAATATACATTAACACTGGGGTTAGCACAATTTAATGGAATGTATGATGTAAATATGGAAGGAATCATGGCCGTAACATTCCTGATTAGTTTGCCGCCGCTTATTATATTTTTCTTTGCCCAAAAATATATCGTTAACGGTGTATCATCAACTGGTTTTAAATAA
- a CDS encoding galactokinase: protein MEEAIRLFNEKFGHFGELEIYFAPGRVNLIGEHTDYNGGVVFPCALTVGTYAVARKRSDGKIRMFSKNFSEFGVLEVKIGHLQYDSNHSWANYPKGVIDTFQRHGSWIEKGFDVVYLGDIPNKAGLSSSASIELVTAVLLNDLFHLNLDMLTMVKLSQHAENRYIGVNCGIMDQFAIGMGKKDHAILLDCQTLDYTYCPVMLADLELIIANTNRSRGLADSKYNERRTECESALADLQTVLSVNSLGEVSVREFEAYKTLIKSDTSRKRAKHAVYENDRTKQAVQKMNNGDMAGLGLLMNQSHLSLRDDYEVSSKELDLLVEAAWKEGAIGARMTGAGFGGCTINIIEKQNVNSFKENVGGIYYENFGIQADFYQVQIGSGARKISRKEGD, encoded by the coding sequence ATGGAGGAAGCCATTCGACTTTTCAATGAGAAATTTGGCCATTTTGGTGAGCTGGAGATTTATTTTGCTCCCGGAAGAGTGAACTTAATTGGAGAGCATACGGATTATAATGGGGGGGTTGTATTTCCATGTGCCTTAACGGTGGGAACCTATGCTGTTGCCAGAAAGCGCTCCGATGGGAAGATTCGGATGTTTTCGAAAAATTTTTCCGAATTTGGAGTATTGGAAGTGAAGATTGGCCACCTCCAATATGATAGTAACCATTCCTGGGCCAATTACCCGAAGGGCGTGATTGACACCTTTCAAAGACATGGAAGCTGGATAGAGAAAGGATTTGATGTTGTTTACTTAGGCGATATTCCCAATAAAGCAGGCCTTTCTTCCTCAGCATCCATTGAACTTGTGACTGCCGTACTTCTAAATGACCTTTTTCATTTGAATCTGGATATGCTGACAATGGTTAAATTAAGCCAGCATGCTGAAAATCGGTATATCGGTGTTAATTGCGGAATAATGGATCAGTTTGCGATAGGGATGGGAAAAAAAGATCATGCAATCCTACTGGACTGCCAAACGTTAGATTATACATATTGCCCGGTCATGCTTGCAGATTTGGAACTCATTATTGCAAATACAAACAGGAGCAGGGGATTGGCAGATTCCAAATATAATGAAAGGCGAACAGAATGTGAATCGGCTCTCGCTGATCTTCAAACAGTGTTATCTGTAAACTCCCTTGGGGAAGTTTCCGTCCGGGAATTTGAAGCTTATAAAACTCTCATTAAATCTGACACTTCCCGCAAACGTGCAAAGCATGCGGTTTACGAGAACGATAGAACCAAACAAGCTGTCCAAAAAATGAATAATGGAGACATGGCAGGTTTAGGATTACTTATGAATCAATCGCATCTTTCTCTCAGGGATGATTATGAAGTGTCTTCAAAGGAATTGGATCTACTTGTTGAGGCTGCATGGAAAGAAGGGGCAATTGGGGCAAGGATGACAGGTGCCGGCTTTGGGGGATGTACGATAAATATTATTGAGAAACAGAATGTTAATTCCTTTAAAGAGAATGTTGGGGGTATTTATTATGAGAACTTTGGAATCCAGGCGGATTTTTACCAAGTGCAGATTGGAAGCGGCGCCAGGAAGATAAGTAGAAAGGAAGGTGACTAA
- a CDS encoding UDP-glucose--hexose-1-phosphate uridylyltransferase: MLADKIFSYIQELLDYGVERKLYFLHDREFVRNQLLSILELEKWSAPPPTGSSEKRLDEILEGILKWAADNGRLEIGSVTYRDLLDTKLMGAMMPRPSEVADTFAFLHRHAGPETATSYLYRLAQDSNYIRNDRIAKNDHWMVSTDYGELEVTVNLSKPEKDPQAIINESINQDTIYPECLLCKDNEGYEGRAGHPARQTLRTIPLRLKQEDWYLQYSPYIYYTEHAIIFAKDHRPMKIAQHTFECLLDFTEQFPHYFIGSNADMPIVGGSILSHDHFQGGKHSFPMEQAELDYECTFPGFESIKGGIVRWPMSVIRLIGSDRKALGELGGSILSAWQGYSDESVEIKAFTGKVAHNTITPVARKKGKEFELDLVLRNNRQTERYPFGIFHPHEEVHHIKKENIGLIEVMGLAVLPGRLKEELETVSKWLQNGYAIEKLTKDSAAAKHADWALEIREKYPDIHSGNIQQIIKKEIGMVFLKVLEHAAVFKRDPKGKKAFKRFIDFVKNRETVSSL, encoded by the coding sequence ATGTTGGCAGATAAAATCTTTTCCTATATTCAGGAGCTGCTGGATTATGGAGTGGAAAGAAAATTATATTTCTTGCATGATCGGGAGTTTGTCCGGAATCAGCTGTTGAGCATATTAGAGCTGGAAAAATGGAGTGCCCCTCCGCCAACTGGTTCTAGTGAAAAGCGGCTCGATGAAATTCTTGAAGGGATTTTGAAATGGGCAGCTGATAATGGGCGGCTGGAAATCGGTTCTGTCACTTATCGCGATTTATTAGACACAAAGCTAATGGGAGCTATGATGCCAAGGCCATCAGAAGTGGCGGATACTTTTGCATTTCTGCATCGGCATGCAGGTCCTGAAACAGCAACATCGTATTTATATCGTTTAGCTCAGGACTCAAATTATATTAGAAATGATCGCATAGCCAAAAATGATCACTGGATGGTCAGCACTGATTATGGTGAATTGGAAGTGACGGTGAATCTGTCAAAACCTGAGAAAGATCCCCAGGCCATTATAAATGAAAGCATAAATCAGGACACAATTTATCCTGAATGCCTGCTATGCAAAGATAATGAAGGTTATGAAGGCAGGGCTGGTCACCCTGCAAGACAAACATTAAGGACGATACCTTTAAGATTGAAGCAAGAGGATTGGTACCTGCAATATTCTCCATATATTTATTACACGGAACATGCAATCATATTTGCCAAAGACCATAGGCCAATGAAAATCGCACAACATACATTCGAGTGCCTGCTTGATTTTACTGAGCAATTTCCTCACTATTTCATTGGATCGAATGCAGATATGCCGATTGTAGGAGGATCAATCTTGAGTCATGATCACTTTCAGGGCGGCAAACATTCCTTTCCTATGGAACAAGCTGAACTGGATTATGAGTGTACCTTCCCGGGTTTTGAATCTATTAAAGGAGGCATTGTCAGATGGCCAATGTCTGTCATCCGTCTTATAGGAAGTGACAGGAAAGCATTAGGAGAACTTGGCGGAAGCATATTGTCTGCATGGCAAGGATATTCAGATGAATCCGTTGAGATCAAGGCTTTTACAGGTAAAGTTGCACATAACACAATTACCCCTGTAGCAAGAAAAAAGGGAAAAGAGTTCGAGTTGGACTTAGTTCTCAGAAATAATCGTCAAACTGAAAGATACCCATTTGGAATCTTTCATCCTCATGAAGAGGTTCACCATATAAAAAAAGAGAATATCGGCTTGATTGAAGTGATGGGCCTTGCCGTTCTTCCCGGACGCTTGAAGGAGGAGCTGGAAACCGTATCAAAGTGGCTTCAAAATGGCTATGCAATTGAGAAGCTGACTAAGGACTCTGCTGCAGCCAAGCATGCTGATTGGGCATTGGAAATTAGAGAGAAGTATCCTGATATTCATTCAGGCAATATCCAGCAAATCATAAAGAAGGAAATAGGAATGGTGTTTCTAAAGGTTTTGGAGCATGCTGCAGTTTTTAAGCGGGATCCGAAGGGAAAAAAAGCTTTCAAAAGATTTATAGATTTTGTGAAAAACCGGGAAACCGTTTCTTCTCTTTAG
- the galE gene encoding UDP-glucose 4-epimerase GalE: MAVLIVGGAGYVGSHAVRQLLDRNEEVIVIDNLETGHRKAVPGECTFFRGDIRDRVFLEKVFRSASIEAVMHFAANSLVGESMKDPLKYYDNNLYGTLCLLKTMKTFGVDKLVFSSTAAVYGEPENIPITETERTKPENPYGETKLAIEKLLRWCEQAYGFRFMILRYFNVAGAHLSGEIGEDHFPETHLIPIILEAACGKRDKLLIYGDDYQTPDGTCIRDYIHVVDLADAHILALEKLREENISRIYNLGNGCGFSVREILDAAREVTNKDIDAEIAPRRPGDPAILQASSLKAKKELGWCPAYTSIHSIIESAWKWVQLFPEGYQDR; this comes from the coding sequence ATGGCTGTTTTAATTGTTGGCGGGGCAGGTTATGTAGGGAGTCATGCTGTGAGACAACTGCTTGACAGAAACGAAGAAGTGATAGTCATCGATAATCTGGAAACTGGCCATAGAAAAGCCGTACCGGGAGAATGCACATTTTTTCGGGGAGATATTCGGGATCGCGTCTTTTTAGAAAAGGTTTTTAGATCCGCTTCCATTGAAGCAGTAATGCATTTTGCCGCTAATTCCCTTGTGGGAGAAAGCATGAAAGATCCTTTAAAGTATTATGATAACAATTTATATGGAACTTTGTGCCTGTTAAAAACCATGAAGACTTTTGGGGTGGACAAATTGGTGTTCTCCTCCACTGCAGCAGTATACGGGGAACCGGAGAATATCCCTATAACAGAAACAGAGCGAACCAAGCCTGAGAATCCATATGGCGAAACAAAACTGGCTATTGAAAAATTGCTTCGCTGGTGTGAACAGGCATATGGATTCCGCTTTATGATACTCCGGTATTTTAACGTTGCAGGAGCTCATTTATCCGGAGAAATTGGAGAGGATCATTTTCCTGAAACTCACCTGATTCCCATTATCCTTGAGGCTGCATGCGGCAAAAGAGATAAGCTGCTAATTTACGGAGACGATTATCAAACTCCTGATGGTACTTGTATTCGAGACTATATTCATGTCGTGGATCTGGCAGATGCACATATTTTAGCTCTAGAAAAACTTAGGGAAGAGAACATCAGCCGGATTTACAATTTGGGAAATGGCTGCGGGTTTTCCGTCAGGGAAATACTTGATGCTGCGAGGGAAGTGACAAATAAAGACATTGATGCCGAAATTGCGCCAAGACGCCCTGGAGACCCGGCAATCCTTCAAGCGTCTTCCCTTAAAGCAAAAAAGGAATTAGGATGGTGTCCCGCATATACATCTATTCATTCAATCATTGAAAGTGCCTGGAAATGGGTGCAGCTATTTCCGGAGGGCTATCAGGACCGATAA
- a CDS encoding ROK family transcriptional regulator, translated as MQRGTFQWMKSINKTIVLNKIRMSGPISRAQIAKETNLTPPTVSSIVKELLHEHFVVESQQGQSSGGRKPTMLVLNHQGFYVLGVDVGPVKIRTVLTDLNGNVLFSHSSYLPAYVTNKSLLDLLKTEISNMLKNAADSTGKLLGIGIGMHGVVDHKHGSSLFAPSLNLRNIPIKEELEHYFQVTVRVENDARAMALGETWFVSDQNDSGTVVTVNVGNGIGAGIVVDGKLLHGEHNLAGEIGHMSIDLGGSKCTCGNFGCLQTLASGMAIKERAMKELTMGKESYINEIVDGDLDRIEARTVYQAACHGDSLSIDLLTNTGIYLGIGITNLIHLLNPNKIIISGGISNAKDFLLPSIKETVAARALTVQAKNTEIVASRLGEYSAAIGSVVLILSDMFSAELVEC; from the coding sequence TTGCAAAGAGGCACATTTCAATGGATGAAATCAATAAATAAAACAATTGTTTTAAATAAAATTCGAATGAGCGGTCCTATTTCCCGCGCGCAGATTGCAAAAGAAACAAATCTTACACCGCCTACTGTCAGCAGTATAGTGAAGGAATTGCTGCATGAGCATTTTGTTGTCGAGAGCCAGCAGGGTCAATCCAGCGGCGGTCGCAAACCGACCATGCTGGTTCTTAATCATCAAGGGTTTTATGTCCTTGGTGTGGATGTGGGTCCAGTCAAAATACGGACCGTTTTAACGGATTTAAATGGGAACGTGTTATTTAGCCATTCTTCATATTTGCCTGCGTACGTTACCAATAAATCACTGCTCGACTTACTGAAAACAGAAATTTCCAATATGCTGAAAAATGCAGCAGACTCAACAGGCAAGTTACTTGGAATAGGAATCGGCATGCATGGAGTAGTTGATCACAAGCATGGCAGCAGTTTGTTTGCACCAAGTCTAAATTTGCGAAATATCCCCATTAAAGAAGAATTGGAACATTATTTCCAAGTGACCGTAAGGGTAGAAAATGATGCCAGGGCGATGGCGCTTGGGGAAACTTGGTTTGTAAGTGATCAGAATGACAGCGGAACGGTGGTTACGGTAAATGTAGGAAATGGAATAGGTGCGGGTATTGTCGTAGATGGCAAACTTCTGCATGGCGAGCATAATTTGGCTGGGGAAATTGGCCATATGTCCATTGATTTAGGCGGCAGCAAATGCACATGCGGCAATTTTGGCTGCCTGCAAACTTTAGCATCCGGGATGGCGATTAAAGAACGTGCAATGAAGGAATTAACGATGGGCAAAGAAAGTTATATAAATGAAATCGTCGATGGAGACCTAGACAGGATTGAAGCACGGACAGTCTACCAGGCAGCCTGTCATGGAGATTCTTTGAGCATTGATTTATTGACGAACACAGGAATTTATCTTGGCATCGGCATTACCAATTTAATTCATCTATTAAACCCCAATAAAATAATTATTTCCGGAGGAATTTCCAATGCAAAAGACTTTCTTTTACCTTCCATAAAAGAAACCGTAGCTGCCCGGGCTCTGACTGTGCAAGCCAAAAACACGGAAATTGTTGCATCCAGGCTTGGTGAGTACTCGGCTGCGATTGGATCAGTCGTGCTGATTTTATCCGATATGTTTTCAGCTGAGCTGGTTGAGTGCTGA